The DNA window TTCAGGATAAACGGGTTTTTCAATATGGAAAAACTGTCGAAGATATATTAAAAAACACATCAATAATAGCAGTTGAGATTGAACTTGACAACATTGAACCTATGGCAGCAATACAAGCTACCATGATGAAAGACAGCACTTTAGATCAACTTCTTTCTCCTGAAGAGTATGCTTTATTGGAAGAAAAATATACTGAGATTACTGGCGTATCATTAGCTACTGCACAACAATTGAAACCGTTTTTTTTAAGTGCTAATATTGTTCAAGCATTAGTGCCAAAAGATTTTCCTGTTCCCCTTGATATGCATTTTATACAATATGGAAGAAAGGAAAACAAGCGAGTGGTTGGTTTGGAGACATTTACCGAGCAAATGAATTTAGTTGACATGCTGTCCTATTCTGAACAGGCACGAATGTTACTGGAAAGTTTAACCGACACGGTGGACATTGCCGATATGTTTGACAAGTTGGTAAGTTCATATCTGAACATGGAAACAGACAGTTTAGTAGAACTAACAAAAGATCCATCTATCCCCGAAAAATTTATGGAAGTATTACTTAACAAACGCAATCATATAATGGCAGAGAGGGTAGAGCCTTTATTGAGAGAGGGTAGCGTATTTTGTGCTGTCGGTGCAGCTCACCTGTTTGGCGAAGAGGGGTTAATAGATTTACTTGAAGCTAAAGGATATACTCTAAAACCC is part of the Bacteroidales bacterium genome and encodes:
- a CDS encoding TraB/GumN family protein, with amino-acid sequence MTRIIIILNFFGFVFVLNSCKNASTGQQTDKNNPNNSILWEISGNGLEHKSHLYGTIHIQDKRVFQYGKTVEDILKNTSIIAVEIELDNIEPMAAIQATMMKDSTLDQLLSPEEYALLEEKYTEITGVSLATAQQLKPFFLSANIVQALVPKDFPVPLDMHFIQYGRKENKRVVGLETFTEQMNLVDMLSYSEQARMLLESLTDTVDIADMFDKLVSSYLNMETDSLVELTKDPSIPEKFMEVLLNKRNHIMAERVEPLLREGSVFCAVGAAHLFGEEGLIDLLEAKGYTLKPVLFSFENK